One stretch of Heliangelus exortis chromosome 24, bHelExo1.hap1, whole genome shotgun sequence DNA includes these proteins:
- the E2F2 gene encoding transcription factor E2F2 produces the protein MRDVLGGSLWDSPAWEQAKRKLDLEGPGFRTPKGKGRTQGQVPSPRTPKSPGERTRYDTSLGLLTKKFLCLLSESPDGVVDLNRAAEVLEVQKRRIYDITNVLEGIQLIRKKSKNNIQWLGTGIFEDAAVTAKQQMLRGEVSQLARMERTLDQVLQDCALHLQQLAGDQANQRLAYVTYQDLRAISSFQEQTVIAVKAPPETRLEVPDISEDNFQLHLQSTKGPIEVYLCPEEILEDSPTKDHPVPDPATSLQDHAVAPTLPNSPEPAPQPPHSIPQSWGAMGTPSSPPLSIPGGPSSLLEVQPGLLGSPPHLLQQTEDQLPCTPSHLDSGPFVTFSPPLEQDDYLWGLEGEGVSDLFEAYDLGDLLKD, from the exons ATGAGGGAtgtgctgggggggtccctgtgggACAGCCCGGCCTGGGAGCAG GCCAAGAGGAAACTGGACCTGGAGGGCCCTGGATTTCGGACGCCCAAGGGGAAgggcaggacacagggacaggtccccagccccagga cccccaaGTCCCCTGGGGAGAGGACCCGTTATGACACCTCTCTGGGGCTGCTCACCAAGAAGTTCCTCTGTCTGCTGAGCGAGTCACCCGATGGTGTGGTGGATCTCAACCGGGCCGCCGAGGTTCTGGAGGTCCAGAAACGTCGGATCTACGACATCACCAACGTCCTGGAGGGCATCCAGCTCATCCGCAAGAAATCCAAGAACAACATCCAGTGGCT GGGCACCGGGATCTTCGAGGACGCGGCGGTGACGGCgaagcagcagatgctgagggGGGAAGTGTCCCAGCTGGCCAGGATGGAGAGGACACTGGACCAGGTCCTGCAGGATTGTGCCCtgcacctccagcagctggCTGGAGACCAGGCCAACCAGAG GCTGGCATATGTCACCTACCAGGACCTCCGGGCCATCAGCAGCTTCCAGGAGCAGACGGTGATTGCTGTGAAGGCTCCTCCAGAGACACGGCTGGAGGTGCCAGACATCAGTGAG GACAACTTCCAGCTCCACCTGCAGAGCACCAAGGGTCCCATCGAGGTGTACCTCTGCCCCGAGGAGATCCTGGAGGACAGTCCCACCAAGGACCACCCTGTCCCCGaccctgccacctccctccaGGACCACGCCGTGGCCCCGACCCTACCCAACAGCCCTGagccagccccacagccaccccactccatcccccagagctggggggccATGGGaaccccctcctcaccccctctCAGCATCCCGGGGGGGCCCAGTTCACTGCTGGAGGTGCagcctggactcctgggctcCCCACCCCATCTCCTGCAGCAGACAGAGGACCAACTGCCCTGCACCCCTTCCCACCTGGACTCGGGACCTTTTGTcaccttctccccccccctGGAGCAGGACGATTACCtctgggggctggagggggaaggTGTCAGTGACCTCTTTGAGGCGTATGACCTGGGGGACCTGCTGAAGGACTGA